A DNA window from bacterium contains the following coding sequences:
- a CDS encoding ABC transporter ATP-binding protein, which translates to MRPTTDGAPLLELEGITKRFPGVVANDRVDFDVRPGEVHTLLGENGAGKSTLMKILYGLYHADEGEIRLRGEPVTIDSPSDAIEQGIGMIHQHFMLVPTLTVAENVALGLPSGRRLLQDLSPVQQRIRELSEIYGLAVDPDAYIWQLAVGERQRVEIMKAIYRDVSLLILDEPTSVLTPAEVEDLFVTLRQMTDGGRGLVFISHKLHEVMSLSDRITVLRGGRVTGRTVPSETSREQLAHMMVGREVRLAPNRSESDVADARLAISALEVLGDRGTPAVTGFDLEVRSGEVVGIAGVSGNGQRELAEALAGLRPVASGTVVMNGVDTTTKTPKEIRRLGVSYIPEERMRDGAIGEFSVAENLILTSHDLPPTSRRGFLNFKEIETGCSDLVRRFTVKTPSLETPTSNLSGGNIQKLIIARELSGEPEVLIASQPTRGVDIGAAEYIHTVLMDQRAGGIAILLISEDLDEVIGLSDRIAVMFEGRIMGILDQEEATVQRLGLLMAGVSDGEAEAPAGQ; encoded by the coding sequence CCGGCGTGGTGGCCAACGACCGGGTTGACTTCGACGTGCGACCCGGTGAAGTCCATACGCTGCTCGGCGAGAACGGGGCGGGCAAGAGCACCCTGATGAAGATCCTCTACGGGCTGTATCACGCCGACGAGGGCGAGATAAGGCTCCGAGGGGAGCCGGTGACGATCGACTCGCCGTCCGATGCCATCGAGCAAGGCATCGGGATGATCCACCAGCACTTCATGCTGGTACCCACCCTCACGGTGGCGGAGAACGTCGCCTTGGGGCTCCCGTCCGGGCGGCGCCTGCTGCAGGATCTCAGTCCGGTCCAGCAACGCATCAGGGAGCTGTCCGAGATCTACGGGTTGGCGGTCGATCCCGACGCCTACATCTGGCAGCTGGCGGTGGGCGAGCGCCAGCGGGTGGAGATCATGAAGGCCATCTACCGGGATGTCTCGCTGCTGATCCTCGACGAGCCCACCTCGGTGCTCACCCCCGCCGAGGTCGAGGACCTGTTCGTGACGTTGCGACAGATGACCGACGGCGGTCGCGGCCTGGTGTTCATCTCCCACAAGCTGCACGAGGTCATGAGCCTGTCCGACCGGATCACCGTGCTGCGCGGGGGCCGGGTGACAGGCCGGACGGTTCCCTCGGAGACCAGCCGGGAACAGCTGGCCCACATGATGGTGGGCCGCGAGGTGAGGCTGGCGCCTAACCGGAGCGAGTCCGATGTCGCGGATGCGCGTCTCGCGATCAGCGCCCTGGAGGTCCTAGGAGACCGCGGTACTCCGGCGGTGACCGGCTTCGACCTGGAAGTTCGCAGCGGCGAGGTGGTCGGAATCGCGGGGGTCTCCGGCAACGGGCAGCGCGAGTTGGCCGAAGCGCTAGCCGGTCTGCGTCCGGTCGCCTCCGGGACCGTCGTCATGAACGGAGTCGATACCACCACCAAGACACCCAAGGAGATCCGCCGGCTCGGAGTCTCCTACATCCCCGAAGAGAGGATGCGGGACGGCGCCATCGGCGAGTTCAGCGTGGCCGAGAACCTCATCCTCACCAGCCACGATCTGCCGCCGACCAGCCGGCGAGGGTTCCTCAACTTCAAGGAGATCGAGACCGGATGCTCCGACCTGGTCCGGCGGTTCACGGTCAAGACACCTTCGCTGGAGACGCCTACCTCCAACCTGTCGGGAGGCAACATCCAGAAGCTGATCATCGCCCGGGAGCTCTCCGGAGAACCCGAGGTACTCATCGCCTCCCAACCCACCCGGGGGGTCGACATCGGGGCGGCCGAGTACATCCACACCGTTCTGATGGATCAGCGGGCCGGGGGGATCGCCATCCTCCTGATCTCGGAGGATCTCGACGAGGTGATCGGCCTCTCCGACCGGATCGCCGTGATGTTCGAGGGCCGGATCATGGGCATCCTGGACCAGGAGGAAGCGACCGTGCAAAGACTGGGCCTGCTGATGGCCGGGGTATCCGATGGAGAGGCGGAAGCGCCGGCGGGTCAGTAA